A DNA window from Loxodonta africana isolate mLoxAfr1 chromosome 7, mLoxAfr1.hap2, whole genome shotgun sequence contains the following coding sequences:
- the SIPA1 gene encoding signal-induced proliferation-associated protein 1 isoform X3 — protein MWAGGAGSPRRGPVPTPTDDLFARKLRQPARPPLTPHTFEPRPARGPLLRSGSDAGEARPSTPASPRARAHSHEEASRPAAAPTRLFMDPLALLGLPAEKPEAAFPSVPEPRWFAHYDVQSLLFDWAPRLGGHAEAVPGTLAPSENQAAGSDLLLGAPGFISELGGEGELGLGGPVSPPVLPALPNAAVSVLEEPQNRTSAYSLEHADLGAGYYRKYFYGKEHQNFFGLDEVLGPVAVSLRREEKEGSGGGTLHSYRIIVRTTQLRTLRGTISEDALPPGSQRGLSPRKLLEHVAPRLSPTCLRLGSASPKVPRTLLTLDEQVLSFQRKVGILYCRAGQGSEEEMYNNQDAGPAFTQFIKLLGNVVRLKGFENYRAQLDTKTDSTGTHSLYTTYQDHEIMFHVSTMLPYTPNNQQQLLRKRHIGNNIVTIVFQEPGSKPFCPTTIRSHFQHVFLVVQVHAPCTLHTSYRVAVSRTQDTPAFGPALPPGGGPFQANADFRAFLLAKALNGEQAASHARQFHAMATRTRQQYLQDLATNEVTTTSLDSASRFGLPSLGGRRRAPPRGPGAELQAVGALVWGVRAAPGARGAAGGEASGLDGSEVPCLLGISAEALVLVAPRDGRVVFNCACRDVLAWTFSEQQLDLYHGRGEAITLRLDGSPGQAVGEIVARLQLVSRGCETRELALPRDGQGRLGFEADAEGIVTHVERFTFAETAGLRPRARLLRVCGQTLPCLGPSATAHLLRTAPKVCVTVLPPDDSGRPRRSFSELYTMSLQEPSRRGAPEPVPEEAPRVALPPATKQLQHLCLPDGAGPAGPGDLAEERTEFLRSQNSPSPCSSLSDEAPVLPNTTPDLLLATTAKPSAPSAGRETPPTQDGPAGPSGCEDRGDPAPELRASFLPRTLSLRNSISKIMSEAGSETLEDEWQSISEIATTCNTILESLSREGHPVPESGDPKGTSKPDAEPEPGSLSEKVSHLESMLRKLQEDLQKEKADKAALEEEVRSLRHNNRRLQAESESAATRLLMASKQLGAPATDLT, from the exons ATGTGGGCCGGCGGCGCGGGGAGCCCTCGTCGGGGCCCAGTCCCGACGCCCACAGATGACCTCTTCGCCCGCAAGCTGCGCCAGCCAGCCCGGCCCCCACTAACCCCCCACACCTTTGAGCCGAGGCCGGCCCGGGGCCCGCTCCTGCGCAGCGGCAGTGATGCGGGCGAGGCCCGGCCCTCCACTCCAGCCAGCCCCCGGGCCCGGGCCCACAGCCACGAGGAGGCCAGCCGCCCTGCTGCAGCCCCCACCCGGCTCTTCATGGACCCACTGGCGCTGCTGGGGTTGCCGGCAGAGAAGCCAGAGGCGGCCTTCCCGTCTGTGCCCGAGCCCCGCTGGTTCGCCCACTACGACGTGCAGAGCCTGCTCTTTGACTGGGCGCCAAGGCTGGGGGGCCACGCAGAGGCTGTCCCTGGTACTCTGGCCCCCAGTGAGAACCAGGCCGCCGGCTCGGACCTGCTGCTTGGAGCGCCTGGCTTCATAAGCGAGCTCGGGGGTGAGGGCGAGCTAGGCCTGGGAGGACCGGTGTCCCCACCTGTGCTCCCCGCGCTGCCCAACGCTGCGGTCTCTGTGCTGGAGGAGCCACAGAACCGAACCTCGGCCTACAGCCTGGAGCATGCAGACCTGGGTGCCGGCTACTACCGAAAGTACTTCTATGGCAAAG AACATCAGAACTTCTTCGGCCTGGATGAAGTGCTGGGCCCGGTGGCCGTGAGCCTGCGGCGGGAGGAGAAGGAGGGCAGCGGAGGGGGCACCCTGCACAGCTACCGCATCATTGTGCGGACCACGCAG CTCCGGACTCTCCGCGGCACCATCTCAGAGGATGCGCTCCCACCGGGGTCCCAGCGGGGCCTGTCCCCAAGGAAGCTGCTGGAGCATGTGGCGCCGCGGCTGAGTCCGACCTGCCTGCGCCTGGGCTCAGCCTCCCCCAAGGTTCCGCGCACGCTGCTCACGCTGGACGAGCAAGTG CTGAGCTTCCAGCGAAAGGTGGGCATCCTGTACTGCCGGGCAGGCCAGGGCTCTGAGGAGGAGATGTACAACAACCAGGACGCGGGGCCAGCCTTCACGCAGTTCATCAAACTGCTGGGCAACGTTGTGCGGCTCAAAGGCTTTGAGAACTACCGGGCCCAGCTGGACACCAAAA CGGACTCCACTGGCACACATTCCCTCTACACCACGTACCAGGACCATGAAATCATGTTCCACGTGTCCACGATGCTGCCCTACACCCCCAATAACCAGCAGCAG CTCTTGAGGAAGCGTCACATTGGCAACAACATAGTGACCATCGTGTTCCAGGAACCAGGCAGCAAGCCCTTCTGCCCCACCACCATCCGCTCCCACTTCCAGCATGTCTTCCTGGTGGTTCAGGTGCATGCACCCTGCACTCTACACACCTCCTACAG GGTGGCCGTGAGCCGCACCCAGGACACCCCAGCCTTTGGGCCAGCTCTACCCCCCGGCGGAGGACCTTTCCAGGCCAACGCCGACTTTCGGGCCTTCTTGCTAGCCAAGGCACTCAATGGCGAGCAGGCAGCGAGCCATGCACGCCAGTTTCACGCCATGGCCACACGCACACGCCAGCAGTACCTGCAGGACCTGGCCACCAACGAGGTGACCACGACGTCGCTGGACTCTGCCTCGCGCTTCGGCCTGCCCTCACTGGGCGGGAGGCGGCGGGCACCCCCTCGAGGCCCTGGCGCAGAGCTGCAGGCTGTGGGTGCGCTGGTGTGGGGCGTGCGCGCGGCACCTGGAGCGCGGGGCGCTGCTGGGGGTGAGGCGAGTGGCCTCGATGGCTCTGAGGTGCCCTGCCTGCTGGGCATCTCGGCAGAGGCGCTGGTGCTGGTGGCGCCGCGTGACGGACGTGTAGTCTTCAACTGCGCCTGTCGTGACGTGCTGGCTTGGACCTTTTCCGAGCAGCAACTCGACCTGTACCATGGTCGCGGGGAGGCCATCACCCTGCGGCTCGACGGATCCCCCGGCCAGGCCGTGGGCGAGATCGTGGCACGCCTGCAG CTGGTGAGCCGTGGCTGTGAGACCCGCGAGCTGGCGCTGCCCCGAGACGGCCAAGGCCGCCTGGGCTTCGAGGCGGACGCCGAGGGCATCGTCACGCACGTGGAGCGCTTCACATTTGCCGAGACGGCCGGGCTGCGGCCCAGGGCGCGTCTCCTGCGGGTGTGCGGCCAGACGCTGCCTTGCCTCGGACCCAGCGCCACCGCCCACCTGCTGCGCACGGCGCCCAAGGTCTGCGTCACCGTGCTGCCCCCGGACGACAGCGGCCGGCCGCGCAG GAGCTTTTCGGAGCTGTACACGATGTCTCTGCAGGAACCCAGTCGGCGGGGCGCCCCCGAGCCAGTGCCTGAGGAGGCCCCCAGGGTGGCCCTGCCGCCAGCCACAAAGCAGCTCCAGCACCTGTGCCTGCCCGATGGCGCAGGCCCTGCGGGGCCCGGGGACCTGGCTGAGGAGAGGACTGAGTTCTTACGCAGCCAGAACTCGCCATCGCCCTGCAG CTCGCTGTCAGATGAGGCCCCTGTTCTGCCCAACACCACCCCGGACCTCCTCCTAGCCACTACAGCCAAGCCATCAGCACCCAGTGCTGGCCGGGAGACACCCCCCACCCAG GATGGGCCAGCTGGTCCCAGTGGCTGTGAGGACAGGGGTGACCCGGCCCCAGAGCTGAGGGCCTCCTTCCTGCCACGAACCTTGTCTCTGCGGAACTCCATCAGCAAGA TCATGTCGGAGGCAGGCAGCGAGACCCTGGAGGACGAGTGGCAGTCCATCTCGGAGATCGCCACCACGTGCAACACCATCCTGGAGTCGCTGTCTCGGGAGG GACACCCTGTCCCAGAGAGCGGAGACCCCAAGGGAACCTCAAAACCTGATGCTGA GCCAGAGCCAGGGAGCCTGTCAGAGAAGGTCTCTCACCTGGAGTCCATGCTCAGGAAGCTGCAGGAGGACCTGCAGAAG GAGAAGGCTGACAAGGCAGCCCTGGAGGAGGAGGTGCGGAGCCTGCGGCACAACAACCGGCGGCTGCAGGCCGAGTCGGAGAGCGCAGCCACCCGCCTGCTCATGGCCTCCAAGCAGCTGGGCGCACCCGCCACCGACCTGACCTGA
- the SIPA1 gene encoding signal-induced proliferation-associated protein 1 isoform X2, whose translation MGFPAESKQSFLQLGFGGTFILGPGQRQGQEPLLPPRPASWAPSTRTANAARPPESQARGTPMWAGGAGSPRRGPVPTPTDDLFARKLRQPARPPLTPHTFEPRPARGPLLRSGSDAGEARPSTPASPRARAHSHEEASRPAAAPTRLFMDPLALLGLPAEKPEAAFPSVPEPRWFAHYDVQSLLFDWAPRLGGHAEAVPGTLAPSENQAAGSDLLLGAPGFISELGGEGELGLGGPVSPPVLPALPNAAVSVLEEPQNRTSAYSLEHADLGAGYYRKYFYGKEHQNFFGLDEVLGPVAVSLRREEKEGSGGGTLHSYRIIVRTTQLRTLRGTISEDALPPGSQRGLSPRKLLEHVAPRLSPTCLRLGSASPKVPRTLLTLDEQVLSFQRKVGILYCRAGQGSEEEMYNNQDAGPAFTQFIKLLGNVVRLKGFENYRAQLDTKTDSTGTHSLYTTYQDHEIMFHVSTMLPYTPNNQQQLLRKRHIGNNIVTIVFQEPGSKPFCPTTIRSHFQHVFLVVQVHAPCTLHTSYRVAVSRTQDTPAFGPALPPGGGPFQANADFRAFLLAKALNGEQAASHARQFHAMATRTRQQYLQDLATNEVTTTSLDSASRFGLPSLGGRRRAPPRGPGAELQAVGALVWGVRAAPGARGAAGGEASGLDGSEVPCLLGISAEALVLVAPRDGRVVFNCACRDVLAWTFSEQQLDLYHGRGEAITLRLDGSPGQAVGEIVARLQLVSRGCETRELALPRDGQGRLGFEADAEGIVTHVERFTFAETAGLRPRARLLRVCGQTLPCLGPSATAHLLRTAPKVCVTVLPPDDSGRPRRSFSELYTMSLQEPSRRGAPEPVPEEAPRVALPPATKQLQHLCLPDGAGPAGPGDLAEERTEFLRSQNSPSPCSSLSDEAPVLPNTTPDLLLATTAKPSAPSAGRETPPTQDGPAGPSGCEDRGDPAPELRASFLPRTLSLRNSISKIMSEAGSETLEDEWQSISEIATTCNTILESLSREGHPVPESGDPKGTSKPDAEPEPGSLSEKVSHLESMLRKLQEDLQKEKADKAALEEEVRSLRHNNRRLQAESESAATRLLMASKQLGAPATDLT comes from the exons ATGGGTTTCCCAGCCGAGTCAAAACAGTCCTTTCTCCAGCTCGGTTTTGGTGGGACCTTCATCCTGGGCCCAGGCCAAAGGCAAG GGCAGGAACCGCTGCTACCACCCCGGCCCGCCAGCTGGGCACCAAGCACCCGCACCGCCAATGCGGCCCGGCCCCCGGAGAGCCAGGCCCGCGGCACGCCCATGTGGGCCGGCGGCGCGGGGAGCCCTCGTCGGGGCCCAGTCCCGACGCCCACAGATGACCTCTTCGCCCGCAAGCTGCGCCAGCCAGCCCGGCCCCCACTAACCCCCCACACCTTTGAGCCGAGGCCGGCCCGGGGCCCGCTCCTGCGCAGCGGCAGTGATGCGGGCGAGGCCCGGCCCTCCACTCCAGCCAGCCCCCGGGCCCGGGCCCACAGCCACGAGGAGGCCAGCCGCCCTGCTGCAGCCCCCACCCGGCTCTTCATGGACCCACTGGCGCTGCTGGGGTTGCCGGCAGAGAAGCCAGAGGCGGCCTTCCCGTCTGTGCCCGAGCCCCGCTGGTTCGCCCACTACGACGTGCAGAGCCTGCTCTTTGACTGGGCGCCAAGGCTGGGGGGCCACGCAGAGGCTGTCCCTGGTACTCTGGCCCCCAGTGAGAACCAGGCCGCCGGCTCGGACCTGCTGCTTGGAGCGCCTGGCTTCATAAGCGAGCTCGGGGGTGAGGGCGAGCTAGGCCTGGGAGGACCGGTGTCCCCACCTGTGCTCCCCGCGCTGCCCAACGCTGCGGTCTCTGTGCTGGAGGAGCCACAGAACCGAACCTCGGCCTACAGCCTGGAGCATGCAGACCTGGGTGCCGGCTACTACCGAAAGTACTTCTATGGCAAAG AACATCAGAACTTCTTCGGCCTGGATGAAGTGCTGGGCCCGGTGGCCGTGAGCCTGCGGCGGGAGGAGAAGGAGGGCAGCGGAGGGGGCACCCTGCACAGCTACCGCATCATTGTGCGGACCACGCAG CTCCGGACTCTCCGCGGCACCATCTCAGAGGATGCGCTCCCACCGGGGTCCCAGCGGGGCCTGTCCCCAAGGAAGCTGCTGGAGCATGTGGCGCCGCGGCTGAGTCCGACCTGCCTGCGCCTGGGCTCAGCCTCCCCCAAGGTTCCGCGCACGCTGCTCACGCTGGACGAGCAAGTG CTGAGCTTCCAGCGAAAGGTGGGCATCCTGTACTGCCGGGCAGGCCAGGGCTCTGAGGAGGAGATGTACAACAACCAGGACGCGGGGCCAGCCTTCACGCAGTTCATCAAACTGCTGGGCAACGTTGTGCGGCTCAAAGGCTTTGAGAACTACCGGGCCCAGCTGGACACCAAAA CGGACTCCACTGGCACACATTCCCTCTACACCACGTACCAGGACCATGAAATCATGTTCCACGTGTCCACGATGCTGCCCTACACCCCCAATAACCAGCAGCAG CTCTTGAGGAAGCGTCACATTGGCAACAACATAGTGACCATCGTGTTCCAGGAACCAGGCAGCAAGCCCTTCTGCCCCACCACCATCCGCTCCCACTTCCAGCATGTCTTCCTGGTGGTTCAGGTGCATGCACCCTGCACTCTACACACCTCCTACAG GGTGGCCGTGAGCCGCACCCAGGACACCCCAGCCTTTGGGCCAGCTCTACCCCCCGGCGGAGGACCTTTCCAGGCCAACGCCGACTTTCGGGCCTTCTTGCTAGCCAAGGCACTCAATGGCGAGCAGGCAGCGAGCCATGCACGCCAGTTTCACGCCATGGCCACACGCACACGCCAGCAGTACCTGCAGGACCTGGCCACCAACGAGGTGACCACGACGTCGCTGGACTCTGCCTCGCGCTTCGGCCTGCCCTCACTGGGCGGGAGGCGGCGGGCACCCCCTCGAGGCCCTGGCGCAGAGCTGCAGGCTGTGGGTGCGCTGGTGTGGGGCGTGCGCGCGGCACCTGGAGCGCGGGGCGCTGCTGGGGGTGAGGCGAGTGGCCTCGATGGCTCTGAGGTGCCCTGCCTGCTGGGCATCTCGGCAGAGGCGCTGGTGCTGGTGGCGCCGCGTGACGGACGTGTAGTCTTCAACTGCGCCTGTCGTGACGTGCTGGCTTGGACCTTTTCCGAGCAGCAACTCGACCTGTACCATGGTCGCGGGGAGGCCATCACCCTGCGGCTCGACGGATCCCCCGGCCAGGCCGTGGGCGAGATCGTGGCACGCCTGCAG CTGGTGAGCCGTGGCTGTGAGACCCGCGAGCTGGCGCTGCCCCGAGACGGCCAAGGCCGCCTGGGCTTCGAGGCGGACGCCGAGGGCATCGTCACGCACGTGGAGCGCTTCACATTTGCCGAGACGGCCGGGCTGCGGCCCAGGGCGCGTCTCCTGCGGGTGTGCGGCCAGACGCTGCCTTGCCTCGGACCCAGCGCCACCGCCCACCTGCTGCGCACGGCGCCCAAGGTCTGCGTCACCGTGCTGCCCCCGGACGACAGCGGCCGGCCGCGCAG GAGCTTTTCGGAGCTGTACACGATGTCTCTGCAGGAACCCAGTCGGCGGGGCGCCCCCGAGCCAGTGCCTGAGGAGGCCCCCAGGGTGGCCCTGCCGCCAGCCACAAAGCAGCTCCAGCACCTGTGCCTGCCCGATGGCGCAGGCCCTGCGGGGCCCGGGGACCTGGCTGAGGAGAGGACTGAGTTCTTACGCAGCCAGAACTCGCCATCGCCCTGCAG CTCGCTGTCAGATGAGGCCCCTGTTCTGCCCAACACCACCCCGGACCTCCTCCTAGCCACTACAGCCAAGCCATCAGCACCCAGTGCTGGCCGGGAGACACCCCCCACCCAG GATGGGCCAGCTGGTCCCAGTGGCTGTGAGGACAGGGGTGACCCGGCCCCAGAGCTGAGGGCCTCCTTCCTGCCACGAACCTTGTCTCTGCGGAACTCCATCAGCAAGA TCATGTCGGAGGCAGGCAGCGAGACCCTGGAGGACGAGTGGCAGTCCATCTCGGAGATCGCCACCACGTGCAACACCATCCTGGAGTCGCTGTCTCGGGAGG GACACCCTGTCCCAGAGAGCGGAGACCCCAAGGGAACCTCAAAACCTGATGCTGA GCCAGAGCCAGGGAGCCTGTCAGAGAAGGTCTCTCACCTGGAGTCCATGCTCAGGAAGCTGCAGGAGGACCTGCAGAAG GAGAAGGCTGACAAGGCAGCCCTGGAGGAGGAGGTGCGGAGCCTGCGGCACAACAACCGGCGGCTGCAGGCCGAGTCGGAGAGCGCAGCCACCCGCCTGCTCATGGCCTCCAAGCAGCTGGGCGCACCCGCCACCGACCTGACCTGA
- the SIPA1 gene encoding signal-induced proliferation-associated protein 1 isoform X1, translated as MVVEGAGSQPGWWRTRLGAWVPVFAPGPCEQPPSSSGQEPLLPPRPASWAPSTRTANAARPPESQARGTPMWAGGAGSPRRGPVPTPTDDLFARKLRQPARPPLTPHTFEPRPARGPLLRSGSDAGEARPSTPASPRARAHSHEEASRPAAAPTRLFMDPLALLGLPAEKPEAAFPSVPEPRWFAHYDVQSLLFDWAPRLGGHAEAVPGTLAPSENQAAGSDLLLGAPGFISELGGEGELGLGGPVSPPVLPALPNAAVSVLEEPQNRTSAYSLEHADLGAGYYRKYFYGKEHQNFFGLDEVLGPVAVSLRREEKEGSGGGTLHSYRIIVRTTQLRTLRGTISEDALPPGSQRGLSPRKLLEHVAPRLSPTCLRLGSASPKVPRTLLTLDEQVLSFQRKVGILYCRAGQGSEEEMYNNQDAGPAFTQFIKLLGNVVRLKGFENYRAQLDTKTDSTGTHSLYTTYQDHEIMFHVSTMLPYTPNNQQQLLRKRHIGNNIVTIVFQEPGSKPFCPTTIRSHFQHVFLVVQVHAPCTLHTSYRVAVSRTQDTPAFGPALPPGGGPFQANADFRAFLLAKALNGEQAASHARQFHAMATRTRQQYLQDLATNEVTTTSLDSASRFGLPSLGGRRRAPPRGPGAELQAVGALVWGVRAAPGARGAAGGEASGLDGSEVPCLLGISAEALVLVAPRDGRVVFNCACRDVLAWTFSEQQLDLYHGRGEAITLRLDGSPGQAVGEIVARLQLVSRGCETRELALPRDGQGRLGFEADAEGIVTHVERFTFAETAGLRPRARLLRVCGQTLPCLGPSATAHLLRTAPKVCVTVLPPDDSGRPRRSFSELYTMSLQEPSRRGAPEPVPEEAPRVALPPATKQLQHLCLPDGAGPAGPGDLAEERTEFLRSQNSPSPCSSLSDEAPVLPNTTPDLLLATTAKPSAPSAGRETPPTQDGPAGPSGCEDRGDPAPELRASFLPRTLSLRNSISKIMSEAGSETLEDEWQSISEIATTCNTILESLSREGHPVPESGDPKGTSKPDAEPEPGSLSEKVSHLESMLRKLQEDLQKEKADKAALEEEVRSLRHNNRRLQAESESAATRLLMASKQLGAPATDLT; from the exons ATGGTCGTGGAGGGGGCCGGAAGTCAACCCGGGTGGTGGAGGACCAGGCTGGGGGCCTGGGTTCCTGTTTTCGCCCCAGGCCCCTGTGAGCAGCCCCCATCTTCCTCAGGGCAGGAACCGCTGCTACCACCCCGGCCCGCCAGCTGGGCACCAAGCACCCGCACCGCCAATGCGGCCCGGCCCCCGGAGAGCCAGGCCCGCGGCACGCCCATGTGGGCCGGCGGCGCGGGGAGCCCTCGTCGGGGCCCAGTCCCGACGCCCACAGATGACCTCTTCGCCCGCAAGCTGCGCCAGCCAGCCCGGCCCCCACTAACCCCCCACACCTTTGAGCCGAGGCCGGCCCGGGGCCCGCTCCTGCGCAGCGGCAGTGATGCGGGCGAGGCCCGGCCCTCCACTCCAGCCAGCCCCCGGGCCCGGGCCCACAGCCACGAGGAGGCCAGCCGCCCTGCTGCAGCCCCCACCCGGCTCTTCATGGACCCACTGGCGCTGCTGGGGTTGCCGGCAGAGAAGCCAGAGGCGGCCTTCCCGTCTGTGCCCGAGCCCCGCTGGTTCGCCCACTACGACGTGCAGAGCCTGCTCTTTGACTGGGCGCCAAGGCTGGGGGGCCACGCAGAGGCTGTCCCTGGTACTCTGGCCCCCAGTGAGAACCAGGCCGCCGGCTCGGACCTGCTGCTTGGAGCGCCTGGCTTCATAAGCGAGCTCGGGGGTGAGGGCGAGCTAGGCCTGGGAGGACCGGTGTCCCCACCTGTGCTCCCCGCGCTGCCCAACGCTGCGGTCTCTGTGCTGGAGGAGCCACAGAACCGAACCTCGGCCTACAGCCTGGAGCATGCAGACCTGGGTGCCGGCTACTACCGAAAGTACTTCTATGGCAAAG AACATCAGAACTTCTTCGGCCTGGATGAAGTGCTGGGCCCGGTGGCCGTGAGCCTGCGGCGGGAGGAGAAGGAGGGCAGCGGAGGGGGCACCCTGCACAGCTACCGCATCATTGTGCGGACCACGCAG CTCCGGACTCTCCGCGGCACCATCTCAGAGGATGCGCTCCCACCGGGGTCCCAGCGGGGCCTGTCCCCAAGGAAGCTGCTGGAGCATGTGGCGCCGCGGCTGAGTCCGACCTGCCTGCGCCTGGGCTCAGCCTCCCCCAAGGTTCCGCGCACGCTGCTCACGCTGGACGAGCAAGTG CTGAGCTTCCAGCGAAAGGTGGGCATCCTGTACTGCCGGGCAGGCCAGGGCTCTGAGGAGGAGATGTACAACAACCAGGACGCGGGGCCAGCCTTCACGCAGTTCATCAAACTGCTGGGCAACGTTGTGCGGCTCAAAGGCTTTGAGAACTACCGGGCCCAGCTGGACACCAAAA CGGACTCCACTGGCACACATTCCCTCTACACCACGTACCAGGACCATGAAATCATGTTCCACGTGTCCACGATGCTGCCCTACACCCCCAATAACCAGCAGCAG CTCTTGAGGAAGCGTCACATTGGCAACAACATAGTGACCATCGTGTTCCAGGAACCAGGCAGCAAGCCCTTCTGCCCCACCACCATCCGCTCCCACTTCCAGCATGTCTTCCTGGTGGTTCAGGTGCATGCACCCTGCACTCTACACACCTCCTACAG GGTGGCCGTGAGCCGCACCCAGGACACCCCAGCCTTTGGGCCAGCTCTACCCCCCGGCGGAGGACCTTTCCAGGCCAACGCCGACTTTCGGGCCTTCTTGCTAGCCAAGGCACTCAATGGCGAGCAGGCAGCGAGCCATGCACGCCAGTTTCACGCCATGGCCACACGCACACGCCAGCAGTACCTGCAGGACCTGGCCACCAACGAGGTGACCACGACGTCGCTGGACTCTGCCTCGCGCTTCGGCCTGCCCTCACTGGGCGGGAGGCGGCGGGCACCCCCTCGAGGCCCTGGCGCAGAGCTGCAGGCTGTGGGTGCGCTGGTGTGGGGCGTGCGCGCGGCACCTGGAGCGCGGGGCGCTGCTGGGGGTGAGGCGAGTGGCCTCGATGGCTCTGAGGTGCCCTGCCTGCTGGGCATCTCGGCAGAGGCGCTGGTGCTGGTGGCGCCGCGTGACGGACGTGTAGTCTTCAACTGCGCCTGTCGTGACGTGCTGGCTTGGACCTTTTCCGAGCAGCAACTCGACCTGTACCATGGTCGCGGGGAGGCCATCACCCTGCGGCTCGACGGATCCCCCGGCCAGGCCGTGGGCGAGATCGTGGCACGCCTGCAG CTGGTGAGCCGTGGCTGTGAGACCCGCGAGCTGGCGCTGCCCCGAGACGGCCAAGGCCGCCTGGGCTTCGAGGCGGACGCCGAGGGCATCGTCACGCACGTGGAGCGCTTCACATTTGCCGAGACGGCCGGGCTGCGGCCCAGGGCGCGTCTCCTGCGGGTGTGCGGCCAGACGCTGCCTTGCCTCGGACCCAGCGCCACCGCCCACCTGCTGCGCACGGCGCCCAAGGTCTGCGTCACCGTGCTGCCCCCGGACGACAGCGGCCGGCCGCGCAG GAGCTTTTCGGAGCTGTACACGATGTCTCTGCAGGAACCCAGTCGGCGGGGCGCCCCCGAGCCAGTGCCTGAGGAGGCCCCCAGGGTGGCCCTGCCGCCAGCCACAAAGCAGCTCCAGCACCTGTGCCTGCCCGATGGCGCAGGCCCTGCGGGGCCCGGGGACCTGGCTGAGGAGAGGACTGAGTTCTTACGCAGCCAGAACTCGCCATCGCCCTGCAG CTCGCTGTCAGATGAGGCCCCTGTTCTGCCCAACACCACCCCGGACCTCCTCCTAGCCACTACAGCCAAGCCATCAGCACCCAGTGCTGGCCGGGAGACACCCCCCACCCAG GATGGGCCAGCTGGTCCCAGTGGCTGTGAGGACAGGGGTGACCCGGCCCCAGAGCTGAGGGCCTCCTTCCTGCCACGAACCTTGTCTCTGCGGAACTCCATCAGCAAGA TCATGTCGGAGGCAGGCAGCGAGACCCTGGAGGACGAGTGGCAGTCCATCTCGGAGATCGCCACCACGTGCAACACCATCCTGGAGTCGCTGTCTCGGGAGG GACACCCTGTCCCAGAGAGCGGAGACCCCAAGGGAACCTCAAAACCTGATGCTGA GCCAGAGCCAGGGAGCCTGTCAGAGAAGGTCTCTCACCTGGAGTCCATGCTCAGGAAGCTGCAGGAGGACCTGCAGAAG GAGAAGGCTGACAAGGCAGCCCTGGAGGAGGAGGTGCGGAGCCTGCGGCACAACAACCGGCGGCTGCAGGCCGAGTCGGAGAGCGCAGCCACCCGCCTGCTCATGGCCTCCAAGCAGCTGGGCGCACCCGCCACCGACCTGACCTGA